Within the Sphingobium baderi genome, the region AAGGCCGCGCGCCAGAATATCATCGATATTACCGACCTTCATCATCCCGTGCTGACCGATGTTCAGAAGCAGGTGATGGCCGGGGCGGAAGCGGCGGCGGATCAGATCGTCTTTCAACCGGAAATCATCCTGGGTGCGGCACAGGCGCAGACGAGCTTGTCGGATTTCGGCGCGGACGATTTTCGCGAGCGGCTGGCCATATGGTGCCAGGCCATAGACGAGGACGGCAATGCCTCAGCCGTCACGCGCGCCAATCTGTTCCAGATGATGATCCGCTATGCCGCGACCCGCTTGCGGATCGAAGACATCGTGAAGCGCCATCCGGAAATATTGGATATCCAGATCGACCGGCCGATCATCGTAGCGGGCCTTCCACGATCGGGCACCACCCATCTGCTCGGCCTGTTGTCGGCCGATCGCCGCTTTCGCTCGCTGCCCTGGTGGGAAGCGATCGCGCCGGTCCCCGCGCCCGACGAAATCCCCACCGCAGAGGACGACAATCCCCGCTGGACCAAGGCGGAACATGGCTGGCGGATGATGGAATCCATCCTGCCTTATATGGCGATCATGCATGAATTTTCGCCCGACCATATCAGCGAGGACATCGAGCTTCAGGCACCCGACTTTTCCTCCTATCTGATCGAGTGGCTGGCATTGGTGCCGCGCTGGCGCGACTATTATCTGAGCCACGATCAGTCGGGCACCTATGCCTATCTGAAGAAATGCCTTCAGGTGCTGACATTCCTGAATGGCCCGAACCGCTGGGTCATCAAATGTCCGCAGCATATGGAGCAGTTGCCTGCGCTCTATAAGACTTTCCCGGACGCCACCTTCGTCCTGACCCACCGCGATCCAGTCGGCTCGATCCGGTCTCAGCTCACCATGTACACCTATGCCGCACGGATGTTCCGCAAGAAGATCGATATTCAGGAACCGCTCGGCTACTGGCCCGACCGCTATGAAAAGCTGCTCCGCGCCTGTGTTCGGGATCGCGACATCCTCCCTCCGGACCAGACGATCGACGTCTATTTTCACGAATGGATCAGGAATCCCGATCCTATCCTGAAAGAAATATACCGCATCGCCGACATTCCACTGACCGATCAGGCACTGGCCGATCTGCACAGCTATCTGGCCGAGCATGGCGAGCAGGCCAAGGGGAAGATCGTCTACGATCTGGAACGCGATTTCCACGTGACGGGAGAGGAGCTACGCCAGCCCTTCGCCTTCTATTTCGATCGCTTCCCGGTTCAGGTCGAAGTCAAATAGCCGATCCCGCGACCTGCCTTTCGACAGGAGGGAAGTCGGGGCGGCACGATTAGGAGGGCTCAATCTCGATTCCAGCAGAGGAACGTCATGCCTGAATTGAACGTCATCACTCGCGACGGCGCCCAGCAGATTATCAATGCAACCGCCGATGTCTCGGTGATGGAAGCCATTCGCGATGCCGGCTTCGATGAGTTGCTGGCACTATGCGGCGGCTGCTGTTCCTGCGCCACCTGCCATGTCTATGTCGATCCGGCCTTCGCAGCATCCCTGCCCCCGGTGTCGGACGACGAAAGCGATTTGCTGGATGGATCGCCGCATCGCAACGACTATTCGCGCCTGTCCTGTCAGGTCGTGATGACGGACGCTCTATCAGGCCTTACGGTCACCATAGCGCCCGAAGACTGAGTTTTTTGCCCCCAACCTTTAGTGAATGAGAGGATTATCGTGGCCTGGAAAGAACCTATTCGTGATCAGCTTGACGTGTCGGGATCGACCGTGCTCACCGACAAGCAGAAGAAGATGGTCAAGCACTGGACCGATCTGCAGGAAACCCTGAACGCAGGCGATTTTGATGGGATGGATCGCTTCTTCCATCCCGATTTTCGCTATGGAAATCCAAATCGACCGGATCTGGGCACGTATGAGCAGTGGAAGACCTCGCCGGTCGCGCTCTACAAAACCTTCTTCCCCGCCGCCTACAAGACCATCGACGCGGTCGGCAAGGGCGACGATGAAATCTGGATCTACGCCACCCACTACTGCAAGCATGTCGGTGGTCCCTATATGGGCGTGCAGCCCACCGGCAACGAGTTTCAGGTCAACTGGTTCTCGATCGTCAAGTTCAAGGACGACAAGATCGTCAGCATCTTCAGCATTTCCGACGTGTTGACCATGCTCAAGGACATCGGTGTCGTTGAAGTGCCGCAGCCGGTCGATCCATATAAATAAGCCTCTCTGGATTGCCGCCCTCCTTCCGCCAGTCAAACGACAGGCGGAAGGAGGGCGGCAAGCAGAAAAGCCGCCAGGCGCTCTGCCTGCCGTACTGCGTGGGCATCATCCACTTCATGCCCCGCTCCCAACCGTTGCTGCATCGGCACGGCACAGAAATAATAGCCAACCCCCTGCACCAACAGCGCCATCAGCGCCGCCGTCGACAGGCCATCAACCGGCCGCTGCAACCGCACCGCGTCCAACAGACTGTCGAGCCGCCGCTGGAATGGCAGCACGAAATGTTCGACAATATGGTCGAGTCGCCAGGTGGAGCGACAACCTTCGACATTGGTGAGCGATACGATGTCGCCATTGCGCGTGGCCCACAGGCAAAAGCGCTGGATCAAGTGGCGCAACCGCACTTCCGGATCGGCGCGTTCATCGAAGGCGGTTTCAACGAAAGGCGATGCCTGGGCCATGCGCCAGTCGACCGCGCGTATCCACAGATCCTCTTTCCGGCCGAACCGGACATTC harbors:
- a CDS encoding TetR/AcrR family transcriptional regulator; the protein is MLDRPQRARGRPALNAKQAVDEDKLLGLAFATFAERGYEGTTLRDLSKRLGVSHNLLNVRFGRKEDLWIRAVDWRMAQASPFVETAFDERADPEVRLRHLIQRFCLWATRNGDIVSLTNVEGCRSTWRLDHIVEHFVLPFQRRLDSLLDAVRLQRPVDGLSTAALMALLVQGVGYYFCAVPMQQRLGAGHEVDDAHAVRQAERLAAFLLAALLPPVV
- a CDS encoding ester cyclase, with amino-acid sequence MAWKEPIRDQLDVSGSTVLTDKQKKMVKHWTDLQETLNAGDFDGMDRFFHPDFRYGNPNRPDLGTYEQWKTSPVALYKTFFPAAYKTIDAVGKGDDEIWIYATHYCKHVGGPYMGVQPTGNEFQVNWFSIVKFKDDKIVSIFSISDVLTMLKDIGVVEVPQPVDPYK
- a CDS encoding sulfotransferase family protein, encoding MGSPAQEKAARQNIIDITDLHHPVLTDVQKQVMAGAEAAADQIVFQPEIILGAAQAQTSLSDFGADDFRERLAIWCQAIDEDGNASAVTRANLFQMMIRYAATRLRIEDIVKRHPEILDIQIDRPIIVAGLPRSGTTHLLGLLSADRRFRSLPWWEAIAPVPAPDEIPTAEDDNPRWTKAEHGWRMMESILPYMAIMHEFSPDHISEDIELQAPDFSSYLIEWLALVPRWRDYYLSHDQSGTYAYLKKCLQVLTFLNGPNRWVIKCPQHMEQLPALYKTFPDATFVLTHRDPVGSIRSQLTMYTYAARMFRKKIDIQEPLGYWPDRYEKLLRACVRDRDILPPDQTIDVYFHEWIRNPDPILKEIYRIADIPLTDQALADLHSYLAEHGEQAKGKIVYDLERDFHVTGEELRQPFAFYFDRFPVQVEVK
- a CDS encoding 2Fe-2S iron-sulfur cluster-binding protein: MPELNVITRDGAQQIINATADVSVMEAIRDAGFDELLALCGGCCSCATCHVYVDPAFAASLPPVSDDESDLLDGSPHRNDYSRLSCQVVMTDALSGLTVTIAPED